Proteins encoded within one genomic window of Bradyrhizobium sp. 186:
- a CDS encoding cyclic nucleotide-binding domain-containing protein gives MPSGSADISSILDRILNGAADNLRIAKILVQMGLDPDNITYDALFNRVLEIVVQNITLANLFAAVGAGFFVATLLMRTMVPLRVANMIGCALFAVFGALSANVSTFLLYLLLLPINALRLRQMLKLVKKARHAAEGDMSIEWLKPFMTERKYRRGDTLFKLRDPANEMFLTVTGKFLVKEINIEILPGALMGELGFLTPDNRRTGTVECIEDGQVLTITYDRLLEIYFQDPQFGYYFLVLTSQRLLQNIQRLQDQIAAERAATTNRIA, from the coding sequence ATGCCTTCCGGCAGCGCAGACATTTCGTCGATCCTCGACCGCATTCTCAATGGGGCGGCGGACAATCTCAGGATCGCGAAGATTTTGGTCCAGATGGGCCTCGATCCCGACAACATCACCTATGACGCGCTGTTCAACCGGGTGCTGGAGATCGTGGTCCAGAACATCACGCTGGCCAATCTGTTCGCCGCGGTCGGCGCCGGCTTCTTCGTGGCCACCCTGCTGATGCGGACGATGGTGCCGCTGCGCGTGGCCAACATGATCGGCTGTGCGCTCTTCGCCGTTTTCGGCGCGCTATCCGCGAATGTCTCGACGTTCCTGCTGTATCTTCTATTGCTACCGATCAACGCCTTGCGCCTGCGGCAGATGCTCAAGCTCGTCAAGAAGGCGCGCCATGCAGCCGAAGGCGACATGTCGATCGAGTGGCTCAAGCCGTTCATGACCGAGCGCAAATATCGCCGCGGCGACACGCTCTTCAAGCTGCGCGATCCGGCGAACGAAATGTTTCTCACGGTCACCGGCAAGTTCCTCGTCAAGGAAATCAACATCGAGATTCTGCCTGGAGCTCTCATGGGGGAGCTCGGCTTCCTCACGCCGGACAACCGGCGCACCGGAACGGTCGAATGCATCGAAGACGGTCAGGTATTGACGATCACCTATGACCGGTTGCTCGAGATCTACTTTCAGGATCCGCAATTCGGCTACTATTTCCTCGTCCTCACCAGCCAGCGTCTGCTGCAGAATATCCAGCGTTTGCAGGACCAGATCGCAGCCGAGCGGGCTGCCACCACAAACCGGATCGCATGA